The Bernardetia sp. genome includes the window TTTGTGCTTGATAACGTCCAAAGACATTTTCTAGTGCGTCCGAAATTTCGCCTAATGTAGCTCGTTCTCGTGCTGCATCCACAGCAAGAGCTAGTAGATTTCCATTTTCATTTTTAGCTGCCTCAGTTAGTTTTTGAAGAGTGATTTGTACTTTTTCTTCGTTGCGTTTTTCCTTTACGTCTTTTAGCCTTTTGAGTTGAGACTCTCTTACTGCTACATTATCTACATCCAAAACATCAATTTCCATATTCTCATCTTCCACTACATATTTATTTACGCCTACAATCGTATCTTTTTTTCCGTCTATACGTGCCTGTTTTCGTGCAGCAGCTTCTTCAATTCTGAGTTTCGGAATACCTGCCTCAATCGCTTTTGTCATTCCTCCTAAAGATTCTACTTCTTCTATCAGTTCCCACGCACGAGTAGCAAGGTCATGGGTTAAGTTCTCTACATATTCAGAGCCTGCAAATGGGTCAATGGCTTTTGTTATATCAGTGTTGTTCTGAATAAATAACTGCGTGTTTCGTGCAATTCGTGCTGAAAAATCTGTTGGAAGTGCTATTGCCTCGTCTAGTGAGTTGGTGTGTAAAGATTGTGTTCCTCCAAAAACGGCTGCTAAGGCTTCAATCGTAGTGCGAGTTACGTTATTAAAAGGGTCTTGTTCTGTCAAAGACCAACCCGAAGTCTGGCAATGTGTACGAAGTGCCATAGATTTTGAATTTTTAGGCTCAAACTGCTTAATAATATTTGCCCAAAGCCAACGCCCAGCACGCATTTTAGCAATTTCCATAAAGGTATTCATTCCAATAGCCCAAAAGAACGATAAACGAGGAGCAAAATCATCAATATCTAGTCCTGCTTCAATACCTTTTCGCACATATTCTAATCCATCTGCTAACGTATAAGCAAGTTCTATATCTGCTGTTGCTCCTGCTTCTTGCATGTGATAACCACTAATACTGATAGAATTGAATTTTGGCATTTTATCAGCCGTATAACGAAAAATATCGGCAATAATTCGCATACTTGGCGTAGGTGGATAGATATACGTATTACGAACCATAAACTCCTTCAAAATATCATTCTGAATCGTCCCACTTAGTTTTTCTGCTGAAACGCCTTGCTCTTCTGCTGCTACGATATAAAATGCCATAATGGGCAATACAGCACCGTTCATCGTCATCGAAACTGACATTTCATCTAGTGGGATTTGGTCAAAAAGGATTTTCATATCCTCTACACTATCAATCGCCACTCCAGCCTTTCCCACATCACCTACCACACGAGGATGATCAGAGTCATAACCACGGTGTGTAGCCAAATCAAAAGCTACTGAAAGTCCTTTTTGCCCTGCTGCCAAATTACGACGATAAAAAGCATTGGATTCTTCTGCCGTTGAAAACCCTGCATACTGCCTAACAGTCCAAGGACGAACAGCGTACATCGTAGGATAAGGACCACGCAAAAAGGGAGGAATACCTGCTTGATACTCTAAATGAGAAAGCTTTTCAGTATCTTCTTTTGTATAAAAAGGCTTTACATCAATTTTTTCGGGCGTCTCCCATACTGGCAGCTCTTTTGGAAGCTCTTTTTTTGCTTCTTTGGCTTTTTTTGAGGCTCTTGTTTTTAGCTCTTGAAGTGTGATATTTTTGAAGTCCATGGTATTTGCTAAAGTCTTAGTGTTGAGGGTAGCACAACCAAATTAGTATTCCTACTTTTGTTTGTCTCAATTTTTACTTAAAATTGACAAAAAATTAGCGATTTAAAAAATTCCACCATTCATAATGGCTTTATTTAAAAAATAATCCTTTTTTGATTCAAAAAATAATTGAAAAATCCGTATTATTGTATCTAACACTATTAATACAAAGTACACTACTCATATAAAAAAATAGCTTCATTCAAGAATAGAAATTGAATTATTTATGGCAAATTCGACTCAAAATACAGACAATATCGACTTAGTTATGCTTGTAGATGATAATGATACAGACAACTTTATCAGTAAACGTATCATCGAATTAACAGGCTTTGCAAACGAAGTGGTTACCAAAAATTCAGGAAAAAGTGCATTAGAATATCTAAAAGAAAATCAAGATGACGAATCAAGACTCCCTGATTTGATATTTTTGGATATAAATATGCCTATCGTTGATGGTTTTATTTTTCTCTATGAGTTCGGACAAATGCCAGCGTCTATACATAAAAAATGTCGTATTTCTGTTCTTTCTAGTTCCGACAACAAGCGTGATATTGATAGAATTGTAGGAAATGAATA containing:
- the scpA gene encoding methylmalonyl-CoA mutase, translating into MDFKNITLQELKTRASKKAKEAKKELPKELPVWETPEKIDVKPFYTKEDTEKLSHLEYQAGIPPFLRGPYPTMYAVRPWTVRQYAGFSTAEESNAFYRRNLAAGQKGLSVAFDLATHRGYDSDHPRVVGDVGKAGVAIDSVEDMKILFDQIPLDEMSVSMTMNGAVLPIMAFYIVAAEEQGVSAEKLSGTIQNDILKEFMVRNTYIYPPTPSMRIIADIFRYTADKMPKFNSISISGYHMQEAGATADIELAYTLADGLEYVRKGIEAGLDIDDFAPRLSFFWAIGMNTFMEIAKMRAGRWLWANIIKQFEPKNSKSMALRTHCQTSGWSLTEQDPFNNVTRTTIEALAAVFGGTQSLHTNSLDEAIALPTDFSARIARNTQLFIQNNTDITKAIDPFAGSEYVENLTHDLATRAWELIEEVESLGGMTKAIEAGIPKLRIEEAAARKQARIDGKKDTIVGVNKYVVEDENMEIDVLDVDNVAVRESQLKRLKDVKEKRNEEKVQITLQKLTEAAKNENGNLLALAVDAARERATLGEISDALENVFGRYQAQTKLVAGMYSNEMDKSTDSKNNDFELAKKRSDEFAEVEGRRPRILIAKMGQDGHDRGAKVIATSFADLGFDVDISPLFQTPQEVAKQAAENDVHIVGASSLAAGHKTLVPSLIEELKKIGREDIMVVAGGVIPPKDYDFLYDKGVSAVFGPGTVIAKAAQKILDELLEGE
- a CDS encoding two-component system response regulator, whose protein sequence is MANSTQNTDNIDLVMLVDDNDTDNFISKRIIELTGFANEVVTKNSGKSALEYLKENQDDESRLPDLIFLDINMPIVDGFIFLYEFGQMPASIHKKCRISVLSSSDNKRDIDRIVGNEYVIKFTTKPLTEDALNAVKEVWLKQR